Proteins from a genomic interval of Dama dama isolate Ldn47 chromosome 1, ASM3311817v1, whole genome shotgun sequence:
- the LOC133055713 gene encoding olfactory receptor 4P4-like has translation MENQNNVTEFVFIGLWGNKKIELLFFSLFLLCYLAVLMGNAIVLLTITCSHLKQQPMYYFLCHLSLMDVSYTSTVVPRLIRDLAAARKNISYSNCMTQLFTAHLLAGVELFILVSMAFDRYVAIVKPLHYMVIMNRQRCDTLIVLAWVVGFWHSIALLLMVLRLPFCGPNQIDHYLCDVKPLLKLVCKDIHVVSILVIANSGMVVLVIFLVLVASYIVILYNLRTHSSAGRRKALSTCGSHITVVVLFFVPCIYTYVLPAESKNKDKDISVFYTVIGPVLNPLIYTLRNMEMKIAMRKVWSKVTHSDLK, from the coding sequence ATGGAAAACCAAAACAATGTCACAGAATTTGTTTTCATAGGGTTGTggggaaataagaaaatagagCTACTGTTCTTTTCCTTGTTCCTGCTCTGTTACCTGGCTGTCTTGATGGGGAATGCCATCGTCTTACTCACCATCACCTGCAGCCATCTAAAGCAGCAACCAATGTACTACTTTCTCTGCCACCTCTCCCTCATGGATGTCAGCTACACCTCCACGGTGGTCCCCAGGCTAATCAGGGACTTAGCTGCAGCAAGAAAAAACATTTCCTATAGCAACTGTATGACCCAGCTCTTCACTGCCCACTTGCTGGCAGGTGTGGAACTATTCATCTTGGTGTCCATGGCTTTTGACCGCTACGTCGCCATCGTCAAGCCCCTGCACTACATGGTCATCATGAACAGACAGAGGTGTGACACGCTGATCGTCCTGGCCTGGGTCGTCGGCTTTTGGCATTCTATTGCTTTACTTCTCATGGTACTCAGGTTACCTTTCTGCGGTCCTAATCAGATAGATCACTACCTGTGTGATGTGAAGCCTCTCTTGAAACTGGTGTGCAAAGATATTCATGTTGTGAGTATCTTAGTGATTGCAAATTCAGGAATGGTGGTGCTTGTCATATTTCTTGTTCTAGTAGCTTCTTACATAGTCATACTATATAACCTTAGAACACATTCTTCTGCAGGGCGAAGAAAAGCTCTCTCAACCTGTGGTTCTCACATAACAGTTGTAGTGTTATTCTTCGTGCCCTGTATCTATACTTACGTTCTGCCTGCAGAGAGCAAGAACAAGGACAAGGACATCTCGGTGTTTTACACTGTGATCGGCCCCGTGCTGAACCCTCTCATCTACACCCTGAGGAACATGGAGATGAAAATCGCCATGAGGAAGGTATGGTCTAAAGTGACGCACTCAGATTTGAAGTGA